The genomic region TTTCTTACCCGGCTCTTTGTTAAACGGGTCTATATGAAACGCCAGTCTTGAGGCTTGAGCTGGGGTGATATTTGACAAGCTTCCCCAATAGTCCCAGTCTATTGGTTCGCCGTTATGGACTTCCTCGACAAAATCGCTTAATTCTGCCCTGTTCATCAAACACCTCCGAATATCTTAGCGTTCATGCTGGCCACCACGTTGCTTACATGGCCGTCTGAAAGGTGAGCGTAACGCTTCACCATAGCTAAGGTTTTGTGTCCCAATATTTCCGCGATTTCGGCCAAACTGGCGCCGTTCATGGCTAGATAAGACGCGGTGCAATGGCGTAGGTCATGCCAGTGGAAATTATCGATTCCAGCGCGTTCTAAGGCGTATTCGAAAGCACTTCTTAAATTGATGGGCCTATCCCCATGCTTGGCGGGGAAAAGCAAATCAGTATCAATGCGTCGGACTTTGGCGTGTTCCCGTAGCAGTTCCAGGCCATGCCCGGCTAAAGGAACTCGCCGCCGGTCGCCATTCTTGGTTTCGTGCAGAATCAGTGCCCCGGCCTTCAAGTCTACATCCTTCCATTTCAGCCCCATCAACTCACCTTGTCTCATGCCGGTACCGATTGCCAGAATCACGGCCAGATAAAGGTATTCGTTTTTTGATTCCTTGCAGGCATCAAGCAACCGCTGCCGTTCCCCGTCATTCAGGAATCGAACCCGCCCGCGCGGCTCCTTGGGTTTCTTAACCTTCTGTGCCGGGTTTTCTTGCATCCATTGCCATTCATTCACGGCAATAGTAAAGGCATGGGAAAGCGCCGCCATGTATCGAACCACGGTGGCCGGGCTTCGGGATTGGCTTAGAGTGTCGCGGCATTCAACCAATAAAGCGGGATTGACATCGGCCAGCATATAGGGGCCAATCTGTTCAGCCCACCATTGCATTTTTGCTGCCCGCTCCTTGCGTTCCCGCTCGTTATATCGGGGCACAACATCTTTAATGTACCGATTCACTAAATCGGCAAAGGTGTGTTTTTTGGCTTCGGCGGTTTTGAAGTGTCTGCCTTCCTTTATGGCGGTTTCAGTCCGTTTGGCCCATTCCCGCGCATCCGTCAACCTGTCGAATGTGGCGGTTTGTACTGGATAGCCCTTTAAGCGAACACGAACGGTATAGTAAGGTTTGCCCTCGTTTGTGGTGCGTTTGGTGATGCTTGCCATAATTGCTCCTTGGGAAGCAATCGGCATCTTGATAAAATGCGTTCAGCCATTGCTTAACCCTGCTTGTTAAGTGATGGATAGGGCTTTTAGGGTGTTGGTAGCACCTTAAAGGCCCGTTTTATTTGTGCTTTTGATTATATCTCACGTTCCACTCACGTTCCACTAGCTGGCAAAAAATGACAAAAACAAGGGATAAGCAACAACAATTAAAAATGAGTAACATTTTGATTTTATTGTTATTGTCTTTTGTGATGTGTTGTGGTTTTTGGGATGTATCGGATTCAAAATCCGGTGATGGTGACATCGTGTCGGTTCGATTCCGACCCTCGGTACCATTTCATGGTTCGGAGCCGTGCAAAGAGATTCGAAAACCCGCAAGCTGTCTAGCTTAGCGGGTTTTTTATTGTCCGGCGAAGTACAACGAAATGAAATAACAATCACCGCAAAATGCAATAACTTCCGCAATAATCTATAATCGCCTGAAAAAGTTATTGCATTTTATTGCTTTAAGGTGATTCAAGTTTCTGAATATAAAAGAAAAGATAACCTGATTCCGTCGGATGTAGCGATTAAAAACGCCAAGCCGAAAGAGAAACCTTACCGGATAAAGGATGCCAAAGGGTTTACTTGCTGGTGAATCCGGACGGCTCGAAATGGTGGCGGATGGAATACGCAATCGACGGCAAAAGGAACATGCTTTCGATCGGCGTTTACCCCACGGTCAGCCTGGCCAAAGCCCGGGAAAAATACCGGGCATTGCAAGCGATGATTGCCGGCGGCATCGACCCCAGCGAGACCCGCAAACAAGCCCGGATCGAAAAAGCCGAAGCCTTAGACCGGGAGCAACGGAAAGCAAAGGGCATCCCGATTAAAGGCTCTTTCGAAGAAATCACTCGCACCTGGATGACATCCACCGCCCATACCGTCCGGGACATGACTCGCCAAAAGAAAATCAGGCGTTTCGAAAGGCACGTCTTTCCGGCGATCGGAGACAAAGACATGAAAGAAATCAAATCTCCGGAAATCTACGGTCTACTCAAGCCGCTTATAGCCCGGAACGAACTCGAAACGGCGCACCGCGCACACAGCGAAATCAGCGCCGTTTTCGCCTATGCCATTGCTCACGGTTTCGCCGACTACGATCCGGCGCAACCTGTCGGCACCCAATTGCCGCCTCAAAGTAAAGCATCGGGCGGCCCTGACCGAGCCGAAAGATGTAGCCGGGCTGCTCCGGGACATCTTCAGCTACCAAGGAACCTTCGTTGTTCAATGCGCCTTCCGGTTTTCGCCCTTGGTTTTTCAACGTCCCGGAGAGATCCGGCAAATGGAATGGAAGGATGTCGACCTGGCCGCCAGAGAATGGCGCTATTTCGTCACCAAGACCGAAGTACTAAACATCGTTCCCTTGTCCAGGCAGGTCATTGAAATACTGCAAGCCATCAGGCCGCTGACCGAATCCGGTCGCTACGTATTTCCTTCCAGCCGCGGTGACGACCGGCACGATAAGGACCGTGTACAGCATTTGGATGGAAGGCGGAAAATGATGCAGGCCTGGGCCGATTATCTGGATGCGCTGAAAGCCTGAGCTCGTCAGCCGGAATAGTCCTGGTGTCGCTAATTGACGTTTACATTAAGCAACCAAACAGAATAATCACAGTAAAACTTGACATAACTTGACAAAGGCTTATACTTCGCGCATGCAAAAGAGACTGAATTTATCCAATGCACAGCAAGCCATTGAGGTAGCGGGGCTAACTCAAACCGCAATTGCCGATGAATTGGGTGTATCTAAAGAAGCCGTTTCTCAGTGGCTTAATCATAAGTCTTTTCCACGTCCTAACAAATTGCTTCAACTTGGCAAATTACTAAATCTGGCTCTCAACGAACTTGTCATAAAGGAAGAGCCAAATGCCCCCAAAGTCGCCTTTCGTAAAATGAAAGGCACTAAAACCAAAGACCACCATATCGAAAAAGCTCAAGAAATCGGCCGGTTTTTACGTCAATTAGCGCCGTATTTACCGTTCGATACCTTGGAAATGCCTCCAGTGCTGAAGTCGCCTAATTGTAACTATGACTATTTGCACAAAGCTGCTGCAAAAGTACGGGAAGATATTAACTTAAGCGAAACAGACACTATTGATTTTCTTCACTTAATTCGTCGCTTTCGCGATCTGCAGGCTGTTGTAGTGCCCGTGATGTGGGGCTGCAAGCAACGGCATGAAAATGCCATTCATATTTATTTGCCAGACTCCCAAAGTACATGGGTTTACCTCAATCTCGACACCAATATCCATGATTTTAAATTTTGGATGGCACACGAATTGGGACACTGCCTATCGCCCAATTTAGAAGGGGATGAAGCCGAAGACTTTGCCGACGCCATTGCCGGCAGTTTGCTATTCCCGCATGAGCTTGCCGAACAAGCCTATGCGAGCCTTAAGCGACACCGTTCACCTGCATCAAAAATTGCCCACGTCATCGATATCGCCAATACTCAGATCATCTCGCCTTACACCATCATAGGGCAAGTCAAAAAATATGCCGCCTATGCTAATAAGCCTGAAATCGATTTGAGTCAAGGATTCAACGGCGCTGTGACAAACCTCAATAAAA from Methylosarcina fibrata AML-C10 harbors:
- a CDS encoding tyrosine-type recombinase/integrase, coding for MASITKRTTNEGKPYYTVRVRLKGYPVQTATFDRLTDAREWAKRTETAIKEGRHFKTAEAKKHTFADLVNRYIKDVVPRYNERERKERAAKMQWWAEQIGPYMLADVNPALLVECRDTLSQSRSPATVVRYMAALSHAFTIAVNEWQWMQENPAQKVKKPKEPRGRVRFLNDGERQRLLDACKESKNEYLYLAVILAIGTGMRQGELMGLKWKDVDLKAGALILHETKNGDRRRVPLAGHGLELLREHAKVRRIDTDLLFPAKHGDRPINLRSAFEYALERAGIDNFHWHDLRHCTASYLAMNGASLAEIAEILGHKTLAMVKRYAHLSDGHVSNVVASMNAKIFGGV
- a CDS encoding tyrosine-type recombinase/integrase; this translates as MPLLTVSPTTIRRNLSAPNCRLKVKHRAALTEPKDVAGLLRDIFSYQGTFVVQCAFRFSPLVFQRPGEIRQMEWKDVDLAAREWRYFVTKTEVLNIVPLSRQVIEILQAIRPLTESGRYVFPSSRGDDRHDKDRVQHLDGRRKMMQAWADYLDALKA
- a CDS encoding XRE family transcriptional regulator codes for the protein MQKRLNLSNAQQAIEVAGLTQTAIADELGVSKEAVSQWLNHKSFPRPNKLLQLGKLLNLALNELVIKEEPNAPKVAFRKMKGTKTKDHHIEKAQEIGRFLRQLAPYLPFDTLEMPPVLKSPNCNYDYLHKAAAKVREDINLSETDTIDFLHLIRRFRDLQAVVVPVMWGCKQRHENAIHIYLPDSQSTWVYLNLDTNIHDFKFWMAHELGHCLSPNLEGDEAEDFADAIAGSLLFPHELAEQAYASLKRHRSPASKIAHVIDIANTQIISPYTIIGQVKKYAAYANKPEIDLSQGFNGAVTNLNKKYPNVSEMLLNDVDLDRNGKPSARDYIAKVEHAFDTPFFDILRRYLKQHNKGAGFVQTVLDMPLLDARSIHAELT